The sequence below is a genomic window from Flavobacterium lipolyticum.
TGATTAACTTTGCAATCCCGTTAACTTATATTGAAACATTTTTTCCAGAATGTTCTTTATAAAATTACCAAATGTTCTTTTCTATTATTTTTTTAAATTCAATCCCCCAAAACATGACAAATATGGAACACATTGAAACTATGGAAATCAAAGACAATACTTTTGCAAGACAATTTGAAACCATAGTCCCTGAAGGCTTACTTTCTGTGGAGTATTCTTTTCAGGAAAAGAAAATTTTCTTAACCAAAATCAACTCCCCTGAAGGCTTTGATAATCCAGCTACAATTGACACTTTACTAAAAGGCATCATGGAAGTTGTTAGCGAAAAGAAATTCCGAATAATGCCTATCCATCCAAAAATTGTATTGTTTATTAAAAAGAATCCGGAATACAAAGAGTTACTTCCTCCGGGAATCCGCATTTAGAAATCCCCAATTAACCGGAGCCACAACCCTCCTATCACCATATAAATAAAGAGCATAACCAGACCGGTTATCAAACCTTTGACCCACCAGCTTTTCAGGTCGACATAACCGCTTCCGAAGAAAACTGGTGCCGGCCCATGTCCGTAATGGGTTAAAGTTCCATATAGAGAACCCACAAACCCCAACATAAAAGCCAACAGCAAGCCCGGAATTCCAAGTGAAATTCCAACACCCAATAACGCAGCATACATGGCAGCCACGTGAGCTGTTGCACTTGCAAAAAGGTAATGACTAAAAAAGTATACCAATACAATAATAGGAAATGCCATTTGCCAGCTTAAACCTCCTATTTCAGCTTTTACCACATCGCTAAACCAGCCAATAAATCCAAGTTCATTGAGAGAACTTGCCATCATCACCAAAACCGAGAACCACACTATAGTATCCCAGGCTCCTTTTTCGGCTTTTACATCATCCCAGGTTAATACCGAAGTCAGCAATAAAATAACCAAGCCGATAAAAGCAGTAGTTGTCGCGTCAATAGAAAACAGATCACCAGTCATCCAAAGAAACAACAGAATAAAAAAGGTTAACAGCATCATCCATTCGTTTCGCGTGATCGCTCCCATTTCTTTTAGTTTCTGAGCTGCAATTTGCGGAGCATCTCCTGTTTTTTTCAATTCCGGCGGGTATATCTTGTACAACACCAAAGGAATTACAAAAAAAGCGACCAGACCCGGAACTATCGCTGCTGTTGCCCACGAAATCCAGCTAATTTTAATCCCAAGATTCAACGCAAACTTCTGACACATTGGGTTACTTGCCGTTCCTGTTAAAAACATTGATGATGCGATCAGATTTGCATTGTAACTGCTCAGGGTAAGATACGATCCTAATTTTCGATGTGTTTCAGGCTGATCCGGCATCGAACCAAAACTCATCGACATTGATTTCATAATAGGGTAAATAATCCCCCCTCCTCTTGCCGTATTACTGGGCACTGCCGGAGCCAAAACCAAATCGGCAAGTCCAAGGCCATAAGCCAGTCCAAGTGAACTTTTCCCAAATATCCTGATAAACAAAAAAGCAATTCTGTTCCCCAAACCTGTTTTGATAAATCCTCTCGCAATAAAAAACGAAATTCCGATAAGCCAAATTACCTTATCACCAAAGCCTTTCAAAGCCAAAGTGATTGATTTTCCGGCATCTCCAGGAGCCAGTACCTGTGTAAAAGCGGTTAATGCAATCGCAATCATACACATAGTGCCCATAGGGGCCGCTTTTAAAATGATTCCAAGAATAGTAGCCACAAAAATGGCAAACAAATGCCAGGCTTCTGCAACAACACCATCCGGTGCCGGAATAAACCAAATTGCAACTCCAACGGCAAGTGTAATCAGGGTTTGAGGTATTTGTACTTCTTTCATAAAAAGGAAATTAAATTGTGTTATAGACGAAGTTGTAACTGAAGCAGGAATAGATTATCATTATAAAATGAGGTGTCAGGAATATTTTTATCGAAACGATCTATTTCAAATCCCAATTCTATTCGTCCCGTATACGCTTTTCCAAATTCAAGACTCAACATAGGCGTATACGTCTGACGTACATTTGAATTGACTTTATAATTATTGTCAAACGATTCAAAACGACAGGACAGTTCCAGTGAAGTTAACTTTTTATAATCGACCAAGTATCTCAAATTAGGCAAAAAGTAAATTCCCCGCATTTGATAATCGTCAACATTTGACGTTCTCGCATCTGCCGGTAATGAAAAATACAAATTATGATTGGTTCCCTGCTTGTATTCAATCTGCAAATCAAAAGTCAGCCTGTCAGTAAGTTTAAAGTCACTGGTAATATCAATCCCTAAAGCAAAAACTTTCTGATTGGATCTTTTCCCGATTCCACCATTTAAGCCCAGATTAATCTTATGTTCCTTAGACAGACCAAAACCCCATCTGGTTGTATACAATTTTCCGTTATCATTATCTTTTTCCTGATTTTTTCCGTTACCATTTAAAACAGAAACTGCATAGTTAACCGGAATCTTTCCAATATCAAAAGCTCCCGTTGCCGAAGCTCCAATCTGAAAACTTGTCCATCCGTTTTTACCAAACTCATAGTACTGATTGGAAAAATCAAATGACTTTATAATATCAACAGGAACCAACTCTTCAATACCAAATGCAGGACGGAACTGACCACCTGTCAAGGCTAAATATTTACTGAAAGTATATTTTCCATAAGCATTTTCAAGAACTTTAGATTTGGGATCAGACTTAAAATCGGCAAGATTTACGAGAATTACGACTTCTGTAGCTTCGCTTAATTTGGTATTGAGTCCAACACGCATTCTTTTAATATCAAAGGAGCTTTGTGTTACTTCACCCGTAGAATGATGAACTCCCAAAACATCTACATTTTTTCCGGTGTTTTCCAAGTAACGTGCCTGTAGAAGGCCTTTGAACTGAAATTGTGGATATTTAACCTCACTTTCTTTATCAGCGGCTGTTTGCGCATTCATAAAAAATGACGTTATAAAGAGAAAAATAATTTTTAGTAGTAGCGTTTTATTCATAAATGCTGTAAATCAAAAATTAGCTTAATATTTATAATCTAACCTTACCTCCTATTGGCACCAGAACCACGATTGGAAGCTGGTGGCGCTGCCATACTTCTATTACCTGCCGGTCGGGTCGCGGGACGTGTTACCGGCCGGGTCGTTGGTCTTGTAGTTGGGTTTGTTGGCCGATTCACGGGTTGAGATGGTCTTACCGCTGGTCGGGTTGATGGATTTGTTGGCCGATTCTCTGGCCGAGATGGTCTCGCCTCTGGTCGGGTTGATGGATCTGTTGGGACCACCGGTCTCGTCGTTGACGGATTTGTCGGACGTGTTACCGGTCTTGTTGACGGATTGACGGGACGAGTGGTAGCGGGTCTCGTTGTTCTTGTATTGGTAACCGGAGCAGGTCTCTTATAATCCCTTCCGTTATAAGTTGCATTATAACGACCGCTGGTTCTATAATTTCGAACTACAGCCGATGAATTTCTTCTGGTTGTATAATTATTATAATAACGCTGGTTTCTTATAGTGATCGTTCTTCTGTAATAAGGATTTCTATAGTAATGCCCGTGATATCCCCAATAATCATGATAATAAACCGGACGCCACGGACGCCAATAAGGAGGGTAATATCCCCAATACCACGGAGATCGGTACACTACATATACAGGAGAAAACAAGTACAATACAACCGGCCATACGTTTATGTTTGTTGTCACATAACCCGGATTACCGGCTGTTGTATTATAATTATTGATTGTATTATTATTTACAATTACGGGAGCATCTCCTTTATATCCGGGATTAGGTGTTCCGGCTGCAGCACCTGAAGGCTCTACAATATAATTTTTGCCATACAAATCCTTATCTCCTATGATCTGAACATGTACATTATTCTTTTTATCTTTATCTACCTCAATAACGGCAACGTCCTGCTTTTCTGTACTGCTTACCGCCACCTGAAGTACAATCACATGTGTATTCCCTTTCTTTTGACTTTCGATTTCGATATAATCAATCTCGCCATCATTATTCAAATCCAGATTATTCACCTTACTATCCTGTTCATTTAAAACTTTTTCAAAATCTTCTAAAGTTTTTGATTTCTGAAAGACGTCTAAAACAGCATACAAATTAAGATTATCTCCCGGCAAACCTAAAGCAACAGGTTCGTTATCAGTTTGAGAAAACAATGGCAAACTAAACAAATAGGCTATCAAAACTACCAAAAATAAAAAACTCTTTTTCATGTTAAAAATAAGTTAATTTGGAAATACATTTACTAAGGTATGAAAAAACAGACAAACTCCAATGCAAGCCGATAACTTTCTGTAATACAAGTATAAAATACTAAAAAAGTTCTAATCACTGTTTACTTTTTAATTCCTTCAACCTTGATAATGTAAGACTTATATTCTTAACTTTGTAATAATCGCTATTTCGATTCCTTCCCATTTCTTGTACTATCTTACAAAACCTGTTTCATGATTTGTCTAATAACAGAAATAAAAATTGTAATGAAAAAACACTTACTCCCTTTTCTTTTTTTTCTTTCTTTCCACTCTGTACAAAGTCAGATTGCAGTTTCTTCAACTCTGGAAGAAGCCATTCAGAAGGCTATTGAAAAAAGTACTTCATTAAAAAATAAAGATTTAGATATTGAAAAATTAAATCTTCAGGAGAAAGGCGTCTGGAACAAATACATTCCAACAATTGAAGCCAGTGCCTTATATTCATATTTTGACAACAAACTCACGGTCGATCTTCCTACGGCTACCATTCCAATTGTAAACTATCCTTTGTTTGACGGAAAAACCGCTTTTAAAAACTATGGCAACATTTTTACAGGAAGTGTCATGGCCAAAACGGTACTATTCAGCGGCATGCAAATCCCAAACGGAGCAAAAGCCATCAAAGAGAAAACGAAGGGAACGGTATTTTTAAAAGAAACCGAAAAAGATGCCATCACAAAAGAAGTCATCAACACTTTTGACCAACTGGAGCTGCTAAAGGAAATAGACAAACTTATTAAAGAAAGTGAAAACCGACTGGATATGGAAACCAAACGTGTTACAAAAGCAATTGAACAAGGACTTGCTATTCCGTATGACAGAGATAAGATCAAACTAGCGGCACTGGAACTTTCCTCCAAAAAAATTGAACTGGATGGAAAACGAAAACTAATTTATAAAAAAATTCAATATTTAACCGGCTATTCGATTACCGAGATAGATCATGTTCAATATACCTTAACACCTTATCTGATTACGGACGAGAAATTAAGCACACAAAACAAGCAGGAAGTAAAAGCTTTAGAATCTTTCAAATCAGCTTATGAATATTTATTAAAAAAGGAAAAAGGAACTTACTTACCCACACTCGGAGCTTTTGGAGGTGTATCCTATTCCAGTTTATTCAATGCCAATGCAACGACTCCCATTGTTACAGGAATCAATCAGGCCTTAAATTTAGGCCTTAATGAACTGACCATAAGTCAGAACTGGGTCGTGGGAGCAGCTATGAAATGGGAAGTCTTTTCCGGTTTTGAAAGAAAACACAAAGTACACGAAGCGAAGATTAACATTGAACAGGTACAAAATCAAATTGATGATACGAAAGAAAAACTTGAACTGCTTCTTGAAAAAAATCTTGTTGATTATACGGTTCTGACTCAAAAAATAGACATCACCCAGCAACAGGAAAAAGTCGCCAGTAATAATTTGAATCTGGCTATAAAACAATACAAAGAAGGCCTCATCAACATATCGGAACGACTTGAAGCAGAAAACGATTCTTATAAAGCGGCAGTAAACAAAACCACCACTTTAATCGAGCAAAGACTTGCTGCTATTGAAACCATAATTGCCACTGGCGATCTGTCGAAAAAACTATCCAAATAAAAGTTCTGTTTTATGAAAAAAGCAATCATTAGCACCACAATCATTTTTCTTTTCGTAGCCTGTCAAAAGACAGAAAAAGGAAATTTAATTCAGGGGAAAATAGAAAAGGAACAAATTGCCGTTGTGAGT
It includes:
- a CDS encoding N-acetyltransferase; this translates as MEIKDNTFARQFETIVPEGLLSVEYSFQEKKIFLTKINSPEGFDNPATIDTLLKGIMEVVSEKKFRIMPIHPKIVLFIKKNPEYKELLPPGIRI
- a CDS encoding anion permease; the encoded protein is MKEVQIPQTLITLAVGVAIWFIPAPDGVVAEAWHLFAIFVATILGIILKAAPMGTMCMIAIALTAFTQVLAPGDAGKSITLALKGFGDKVIWLIGISFFIARGFIKTGLGNRIAFLFIRIFGKSSLGLAYGLGLADLVLAPAVPSNTARGGGIIYPIMKSMSMSFGSMPDQPETHRKLGSYLTLSSYNANLIASSMFLTGTASNPMCQKFALNLGIKISWISWATAAIVPGLVAFFVIPLVLYKIYPPELKKTGDAPQIAAQKLKEMGAITRNEWMMLLTFFILLFLWMTGDLFSIDATTTAFIGLVILLLTSVLTWDDVKAEKGAWDTIVWFSVLVMMASSLNELGFIGWFSDVVKAEIGGLSWQMAFPIIVLVYFFSHYLFASATAHVAAMYAALLGVGISLGIPGLLLAFMLGFVGSLYGTLTHYGHGPAPVFFGSGYVDLKSWWVKGLITGLVMLFIYMVIGGLWLRLIGDF
- a CDS encoding porin produces the protein MNAQTAADKESEVKYPQFQFKGLLQARYLENTGKNVDVLGVHHSTGEVTQSSFDIKRMRVGLNTKLSEATEVVILVNLADFKSDPKSKVLENAYGKYTFSKYLALTGGQFRPAFGIEELVPVDIIKSFDFSNQYYEFGKNGWTSFQIGASATGAFDIGKIPVNYAVSVLNGNGKNQEKDNDNGKLYTTRWGFGLSKEHKINLGLNGGIGKRSNQKVFALGIDITSDFKLTDRLTFDLQIEYKQGTNHNLYFSLPADARTSNVDDYQMRGIYFLPNLRYLVDYKKLTSLELSCRFESFDNNYKVNSNVRQTYTPMLSLEFGKAYTGRIELGFEIDRFDKNIPDTSFYNDNLFLLQLQLRL
- a CDS encoding DUF3300 domain-containing protein; amino-acid sequence: MKKSFLFLVVLIAYLFSLPLFSQTDNEPVALGLPGDNLNLYAVLDVFQKSKTLEDFEKVLNEQDSKVNNLDLNNDGEIDYIEIESQKKGNTHVIVLQVAVSSTEKQDVAVIEVDKDKKNNVHVQIIGDKDLYGKNYIVEPSGAAAGTPNPGYKGDAPVIVNNNTINNYNTTAGNPGYVTTNINVWPVVLYLFSPVYVVYRSPWYWGYYPPYWRPWRPVYYHDYWGYHGHYYRNPYYRRTITIRNQRYYNNYTTRRNSSAVVRNYRTSGRYNATYNGRDYKRPAPVTNTRTTRPATTRPVNPSTRPVTRPTNPSTTRPVVPTDPSTRPEARPSRPENRPTNPSTRPAVRPSQPVNRPTNPTTRPTTRPVTRPATRPAGNRSMAAPPASNRGSGANRR
- a CDS encoding TolC family protein; translation: MKKHLLPFLFFLSFHSVQSQIAVSSTLEEAIQKAIEKSTSLKNKDLDIEKLNLQEKGVWNKYIPTIEASALYSYFDNKLTVDLPTATIPIVNYPLFDGKTAFKNYGNIFTGSVMAKTVLFSGMQIPNGAKAIKEKTKGTVFLKETEKDAITKEVINTFDQLELLKEIDKLIKESENRLDMETKRVTKAIEQGLAIPYDRDKIKLAALELSSKKIELDGKRKLIYKKIQYLTGYSITEIDHVQYTLTPYLITDEKLSTQNKQEVKALESFKSAYEYLLKKEKGTYLPTLGAFGGVSYSSLFNANATTPIVTGINQALNLGLNELTISQNWVVGAAMKWEVFSGFERKHKVHEAKINIEQVQNQIDDTKEKLELLLEKNLVDYTVLTQKIDITQQQEKVASNNLNLAIKQYKEGLINISERLEAENDSYKAAVNKTTTLIEQRLAAIETIIATGDLSKKLSK